Proteins from a genomic interval of Granulicella sp. L56:
- a CDS encoding DNA cytosine methyltransferase: MVSSRVVKEKPQKPTFIDLFSGCGGLSLGMTDAGFCGLFAIEKAAEAFLTYKTNLLDHPDSCDFDWPKWLDQKNIGIEDFFTKHGHRLNALKGKVSVLTGGPPCQGFSFAGRRNGKDPRNRLFKKYVQFVDAVKPQLLVLENVPGMRVAHGNSKPQLPGRKPKKPKSYYEKLLEELDKIGYVAEGRLLDASTFGVPQRRPRLVVVGLKRSAINRVAGGFDGIFDCIELAGENLVRALNLSIPVSSKDALSDLEISEGPLVPCTDPASPKGFSMLQYSKPVSTYQKLMHRGTSRMEMDSMRLARHTAPVAERFALILDECRKGVNLSEADRERYGMLKHRTLPMLSTAPAPTLTTLPDDVLHYSEPRILTVREYARIQSFPDWYQFKGKYTTGGARRKKDCPRYTQIGNAVPPLLAEAVGNALMVILEQITVKPVTTATKQSQGQSSREMFALTV; this comes from the coding sequence ATGGTATCCAGTAGAGTCGTTAAAGAGAAGCCACAAAAACCGACGTTCATCGACCTTTTCTCGGGCTGCGGAGGCCTGTCGTTGGGCATGACGGATGCTGGATTTTGCGGGTTATTTGCGATCGAAAAGGCCGCCGAAGCCTTCCTAACGTACAAGACAAACCTCTTGGACCACCCCGACTCCTGCGATTTTGATTGGCCGAAGTGGCTGGACCAAAAAAACATTGGCATCGAGGATTTCTTTACCAAGCACGGACACCGCTTGAATGCCTTGAAAGGCAAAGTGAGCGTCCTTACTGGCGGCCCACCGTGCCAGGGATTCTCGTTTGCAGGACGGCGCAACGGTAAAGATCCTCGAAACCGACTTTTCAAAAAGTATGTTCAGTTCGTGGACGCCGTTAAGCCGCAACTTCTCGTTTTAGAGAATGTGCCCGGTATGAGGGTGGCTCATGGGAATAGCAAGCCACAACTCCCCGGCAGGAAGCCCAAGAAGCCCAAGTCTTACTATGAGAAGCTTCTCGAAGAGCTAGACAAGATTGGGTACGTGGCTGAAGGGCGGTTATTAGATGCTTCAACATTCGGCGTGCCACAACGCAGACCCCGGTTGGTCGTTGTCGGACTCAAGCGATCTGCAATAAACCGCGTGGCGGGTGGCTTCGACGGCATCTTCGATTGCATCGAGTTGGCGGGGGAAAACCTCGTTCGTGCTTTGAATCTTTCAATTCCCGTTAGCTCGAAAGATGCACTATCTGATTTGGAGATTTCGGAGGGTCCGCTTGTTCCATGCACAGACCCAGCTTCTCCAAAGGGTTTCTCGATGCTCCAGTATTCAAAACCGGTTAGCACATATCAGAAACTGATGCATCGAGGCACTAGCCGTATGGAAATGGACAGTATGCGTTTAGCAAGGCACACCGCCCCGGTTGCCGAGAGATTCGCTCTCATCCTTGATGAATGCCGCAAAGGGGTAAATCTTTCAGAGGCTGACCGCGAGCGCTACGGGATGCTAAAACACAGAACCCTACCTATGTTGTCCACGGCACCTGCTCCAACACTGACGACGTTGCCAGATGACGTATTGCATTACTCAGAACCTCGCATCTTGACGGTTCGCGAGTACGCACGAATCCAATCGTTTCCAGATTGGTACCAGTTCAAGGGTAAATACACCACGGGCGGCGCACGCCGGAAGAAGGATTGTCCGCGCTACACGCAGATAGGAAATGCTGTGCCACCGCTTCTCGCGGAAGCGGTAGGTAATGCTCTAATGGTCATTCTCGAACAAATAACAGTGAAACCCGTTACGACAGCCACAAAACAATCCCAAGGACAGAGCAGCAGGGAGATGTTTGCCCTCACGGTGTAA
- a CDS encoding helicase HerA domain-containing protein, protein MNQLILAIAEEVRDTVSRQLGDLSSENAQLRAVFNGPPAELLREVFGLLTQDGGIRTPLSNGSETLVPVLMVVTDLPVGSQNPPVGSSGLCDQNHILNVRNSPQCPRFIVLSPPGNQTNLSQNTTWFDCGVAPQNNAGNVQITSWWQDDFVQRLTLQALRRFPWDNETSMEGARKLIAEAVFAADSAERHGGDRRAAWKVLSRIWSIDPTRSDFGRLVSLATGFPPAGDNVINSTQQIKALTELAERLEDGFRPTFELLKTRAADDDEQQALDELLSQLQARCPVPTAVTQGMAFYYGPGTGDVLPDESAWWRLLTLDRWQDLLEEDVASPEALSVKCTNSIAPAQASKVPVVKDIIELEITVPSTDKNVTAAVEISREGVPVNQRRRWTIHVSDKLVWLDDEVPEHKRPIKYVISSPGMKSSSIHVISMAHWEPGIIVSGRNARKAPPPKAPRTAADKVTLESYLELHAQGRHYLDVYVRPGFELEDIATGTDNSDSASTDKDEATVVKIADGEYGLEVRAGIDTSYELKYFRGNSAAPSKLKIYLTCNDEPAEQCNSEFERLILLNKTRKDKQLTSSVHVNRIHRSADLQSWMLAKEHSYYPLVFGPDYADNWRSRNWSSQEDTILSRGRFLSDPRPTMAEMTPPEGFLAARKLISGKIRAEEEGLIEGAPLGEWLANDTSFEEALDSYVHAYGEWLEQAPEIASWCDVSIVTALGSDQQTLAQEPDALLISPLHPLRLAWHALAQRTLIFSHRKRPCPAASIMDPRCVPDVLTLHLRTPTGDIEERVFFSVECTSDFWSVLWNSTRADQIGATIARTPFNTEFGVQIGGLSSSFSVSQVKRSLTDIAQLLSAKAMLNVSITSASSQNSSTNDGLIDWCRSEYSKISEESVSLAVGKKSVRILDQRKSDHRPEDAEISNLAEDTQNSVSWYASTEIREHRPDLTIVAQLETTEMKAAKSTMLSPMAAGGLFRVRIRQQLMAGSGAFLSESRMGMAPSSTGDGLLDRTAGILARLESIGTNRYSYVFAPSVHTLQASLNNSRYVAVSSASVDPACFLGGWLTDTYLWDYDLPSYSSRAGDSNGYYLLAQITDVDRDTLADVVQKLPDAEKLTKERADNLILEVARRGIPTVRGLSSGDSGAVGDLGLFVAARLLQDEFRMGENSLSLFPVWREDEGVTSINLLVPVDPFRSYLDDLTRAVSKAAHHRPDLLLLSLNFDATRVFVKLTPIEVKYRNTTEPLSVNDCLAALGQAKSLVALLEQIEKIAGEDDMLMWRLASKHFYAALLDYGFRVYSQQSAVIHRGAQWANCHAKVMTALMTGELQVEVDTRGRLIAIDGSTNSVTRDTDNDGFHETISLSRKDATEIISGDSQAIYAAIRAKISTWETEPRKRLPTKLLTTDTPTTGGEVLPQNARVNDMPDVQEQPVIVELLTIEHPSVLDVSEVPVDQPDVVAVSRGIELLIGDPLDAFRPETRSLSLSDTNLNQLNIGVVGDLGTGKTQLLKSLIYQITTQTEENMGVSPNILILDYKKDYSNDEFVKATNAKVIRPKNLRLNLFDVSQASESTTPWLDRFSFFADVLDKIYSGIGPVQRKVLKDAVRAAYAEKKDTGIAPTIYDVHRLYQVATNNKADSVSSIIEDLVDRELFAADATEASTKEFLTGVVVISLDALGQDDKSKNMLVAVLLNLFYENMLKIPKRPFYGADPQKRVVDSFLLVDEADNIMKYEFDVLRKVLLQGREFGVGVILASQYLRHFKVGATDYREPLLTWLIHKVPNVLPQELSALGMTANMTQTADRIKSLALHECMYKTFNVNGEFLKGMPFYRLVKS, encoded by the coding sequence ATGAACCAACTCATTCTTGCGATTGCGGAAGAAGTTCGCGATACTGTATCCCGGCAGCTTGGGGATTTAAGTTCGGAAAACGCCCAACTGCGAGCGGTTTTCAATGGGCCCCCGGCGGAATTGCTGCGAGAGGTATTTGGCCTCCTTACTCAAGACGGCGGAATAAGAACTCCGCTCTCCAATGGAAGTGAGACCCTCGTTCCTGTCCTGATGGTCGTTACGGACCTTCCTGTGGGAAGCCAAAATCCCCCAGTCGGATCGTCAGGCCTATGCGATCAAAATCACATCTTGAACGTGCGGAATTCTCCTCAATGCCCACGCTTCATAGTCCTTTCGCCTCCAGGGAATCAGACAAATCTTTCTCAAAATACAACGTGGTTTGATTGCGGTGTCGCGCCGCAGAATAATGCAGGCAACGTACAAATCACATCTTGGTGGCAGGACGACTTTGTGCAGCGGCTGACTCTTCAAGCGTTGCGCAGATTTCCTTGGGACAACGAAACCTCTATGGAAGGTGCCAGAAAACTGATTGCGGAAGCGGTGTTTGCGGCGGATTCGGCCGAAAGGCATGGCGGCGATCGGAGAGCTGCTTGGAAGGTGCTCTCGCGAATCTGGTCCATCGATCCAACAAGGTCTGATTTCGGTCGCCTCGTCAGCTTGGCGACTGGGTTCCCCCCGGCTGGCGACAATGTCATTAATTCGACGCAGCAAATCAAAGCCCTAACGGAGTTGGCAGAGAGACTCGAAGATGGCTTCCGGCCCACGTTCGAGCTACTAAAAACACGCGCGGCAGATGACGATGAACAGCAAGCTTTGGATGAGCTTCTTTCGCAGCTTCAGGCGAGATGTCCGGTACCAACAGCAGTAACGCAGGGGATGGCATTCTATTACGGCCCCGGTACCGGCGATGTGTTGCCAGATGAATCCGCTTGGTGGAGATTACTTACACTCGACCGCTGGCAAGACTTGCTAGAGGAAGATGTGGCTAGTCCCGAAGCGTTATCGGTGAAATGCACAAACTCAATCGCGCCGGCACAAGCGAGCAAAGTGCCGGTGGTCAAAGACATCATTGAGCTCGAAATTACGGTGCCCTCTACTGATAAGAATGTGACGGCGGCAGTTGAAATCTCTCGAGAGGGCGTGCCGGTTAACCAGAGGCGTAGATGGACGATTCATGTCAGTGACAAACTGGTCTGGCTAGACGACGAAGTTCCAGAGCATAAGCGCCCTATCAAATATGTGATCTCGTCTCCGGGCATGAAGTCTTCCAGCATCCATGTAATCTCTATGGCTCATTGGGAGCCAGGAATCATCGTCTCCGGGAGAAATGCGCGCAAAGCACCCCCGCCGAAAGCACCTCGAACCGCCGCTGACAAAGTTACGCTTGAAAGTTATCTGGAGCTGCACGCGCAAGGGCGGCACTACCTTGACGTATACGTGCGCCCTGGATTCGAACTAGAGGACATCGCGACGGGTACTGACAACAGTGATAGCGCGTCCACAGACAAGGACGAAGCCACCGTCGTCAAAATCGCAGACGGCGAATACGGTTTGGAGGTTAGAGCTGGCATCGACACCAGCTACGAACTGAAGTATTTCCGAGGTAACTCTGCCGCGCCTTCAAAGCTAAAAATTTATCTAACATGTAACGACGAACCAGCGGAACAATGCAACAGCGAATTCGAGCGTTTGATCCTTCTGAATAAGACGCGGAAGGACAAGCAGTTAACTTCGTCCGTTCATGTGAATCGCATTCATCGATCAGCGGACCTCCAAAGCTGGATGTTAGCCAAAGAGCATTCGTATTATCCGCTCGTCTTTGGTCCCGACTACGCCGATAACTGGCGAAGTCGAAACTGGAGCTCTCAAGAAGACACTATCTTGTCGCGCGGTCGGTTCCTTAGCGATCCAAGGCCAACGATGGCGGAGATGACGCCTCCAGAAGGGTTCCTAGCTGCGCGTAAGCTCATTTCAGGCAAGATCCGAGCGGAAGAAGAGGGGCTCATTGAAGGAGCCCCGTTGGGTGAATGGTTAGCGAACGACACCAGTTTCGAGGAGGCTCTTGATTCTTACGTCCACGCCTACGGAGAGTGGCTAGAACAGGCTCCAGAGATCGCTTCCTGGTGCGATGTTTCCATTGTCACGGCGCTTGGGAGCGATCAGCAGACGTTGGCTCAAGAGCCAGACGCGCTTCTCATTTCTCCATTGCATCCACTGCGTCTCGCATGGCATGCGCTGGCCCAACGGACCCTAATCTTCTCCCACCGAAAAAGACCGTGCCCGGCAGCAAGCATCATGGACCCAAGGTGTGTACCAGATGTTTTGACTCTTCATTTAAGGACACCCACCGGCGACATCGAGGAAAGAGTATTCTTCTCTGTCGAATGCACTTCAGATTTCTGGTCTGTTCTCTGGAACAGCACACGCGCAGATCAAATCGGCGCAACTATCGCTCGCACTCCTTTCAACACTGAATTTGGCGTTCAGATTGGAGGTTTGTCTAGCAGCTTTTCGGTTTCGCAAGTCAAACGCAGCTTGACCGACATTGCACAGTTGCTTTCAGCGAAGGCCATGCTCAACGTCTCAATAACCAGTGCTTCGAGCCAAAACAGTTCAACGAATGATGGCCTCATTGATTGGTGCAGGAGCGAGTATTCCAAGATCTCTGAAGAGTCAGTATCGCTCGCGGTCGGGAAAAAATCCGTCAGAATTCTCGATCAGCGGAAGTCTGATCATCGACCTGAAGATGCCGAGATATCAAATCTGGCAGAGGATACTCAGAATTCAGTTAGCTGGTATGCCTCTACTGAAATTCGTGAGCACCGGCCTGACTTAACAATCGTTGCCCAGCTTGAAACGACTGAGATGAAAGCGGCCAAAAGCACGATGCTGTCACCTATGGCCGCCGGTGGCTTATTTCGAGTTCGAATACGCCAGCAATTAATGGCAGGTTCAGGAGCTTTCCTCAGCGAATCCAGGATGGGAATGGCGCCGTCCTCTACTGGCGATGGTTTGCTGGATCGAACTGCAGGCATATTAGCCCGACTTGAAAGTATCGGGACCAATCGTTATAGCTACGTGTTTGCCCCAAGCGTGCATACCCTTCAAGCTTCGCTCAACAACTCTAGATACGTCGCGGTTTCCTCCGCATCGGTCGACCCAGCCTGTTTTCTGGGTGGATGGCTAACAGACACCTATCTTTGGGACTACGACTTGCCATCGTATTCAAGCCGCGCTGGAGACAGCAACGGGTATTATCTCCTCGCTCAGATTACCGACGTGGACAGGGATACACTTGCGGACGTAGTTCAGAAGCTGCCAGATGCGGAGAAGCTTACGAAGGAAAGAGCTGACAATCTCATTCTCGAAGTCGCCCGGCGCGGTATACCAACGGTGCGTGGATTATCAAGCGGTGATTCCGGTGCAGTTGGCGATTTGGGGTTGTTCGTTGCAGCTCGACTTTTACAAGACGAGTTCAGGATGGGTGAAAACTCTCTCAGCCTGTTTCCGGTGTGGCGAGAAGACGAAGGCGTTACGAGCATCAACCTGCTGGTTCCAGTGGACCCCTTTCGAAGCTATCTTGATGACCTCACCCGCGCAGTCAGCAAGGCTGCACATCATCGTCCAGATTTGTTGTTGCTCAGCTTGAACTTTGACGCCACCCGCGTATTCGTAAAGCTGACCCCTATTGAGGTCAAGTACCGGAACACCACGGAACCTCTGTCGGTAAATGACTGTTTAGCGGCATTAGGCCAGGCGAAATCGCTGGTGGCTCTGTTGGAACAGATCGAAAAGATTGCAGGTGAGGACGACATGCTTATGTGGCGTCTCGCAAGTAAGCACTTCTACGCAGCGCTTCTTGACTACGGATTTAGAGTTTATAGTCAACAGTCGGCCGTGATCCATCGAGGAGCACAATGGGCCAACTGTCATGCGAAAGTAATGACCGCCCTGATGACTGGTGAGTTGCAGGTCGAAGTCGATACTCGCGGCAGATTGATTGCCATCGACGGAAGCACAAATAGCGTTACGAGGGACACGGACAACGATGGTTTTCACGAGACGATTAGCTTGTCTCGGAAAGATGCGACTGAAATCATATCTGGTGATAGTCAAGCGATCTATGCGGCCATTCGTGCAAAGATCTCCACCTGGGAGACGGAACCTCGAAAACGGCTTCCGACGAAGCTGCTCACGACCGATACACCCACCACAGGCGGTGAAGTCCTACCTCAAAATGCTCGGGTAAATGATATGCCCGACGTGCAAGAGCAACCGGTGATCGTCGAGCTGCTCACTATCGAACATCCCTCAGTTCTGGACGTATCTGAGGTTCCCGTAGATCAGCCCGACGTTGTCGCGGTAAGCCGCGGCATCGAGTTATTGATTGGAGATCCTCTGGATGCGTTTCGGCCAGAGACAAGAAGCTTGTCTCTCAGTGATACAAACTTGAACCAGCTGAATATTGGGGTGGTGGGCGATCTGGGAACCGGGAAAACTCAACTCTTGAAGTCCCTCATCTACCAGATCACTACGCAAACGGAAGAGAACATGGGAGTCTCGCCAAACATTCTGATTCTGGACTACAAGAAGGACTATTCCAACGATGAATTCGTCAAGGCCACTAACGCGAAGGTCATCCGCCCCAAAAATCTTCGCCTCAATTTGTTTGATGTCTCACAGGCCTCAGAATCCACAACGCCTTGGCTAGATCGCTTTTCTTTCTTTGCGGACGTGCTTGACAAGATTTATTCCGGAATTGGGCCAGTACAACGCAAAGTCCTAAAAGATGCGGTCCGTGCGGCATATGCCGAAAAGAAGGACACCGGCATTGCTCCCACGATTTATGATGTTCATCGGCTGTATCAAGTCGCGACGAACAACAAAGCGGATTCAGTTTCTTCGATCATCGAAGACCTCGTTGATCGTGAACTGTTTGCCGCCGATGCCACCGAGGCGTCAACAAAAGAGTTCCTTACCGGTGTGGTCGTGATCTCGTTAGACGCACTGGGGCAAGACGACAAATCCAAGAACATGCTCGTAGCGGTTCTGCTGAACCTCTTTTACGAAAACATGCTGAAAATTCCAAAACGCCCGTTCTATGGAGCAGATCCGCAGAAGAGAGTCGTAGACTCTTTTCTGCTCGTCGATGAAGCAGACAACATTATGAAGTATGAATTCGATGTGCTGCGTAAGGTCCTTTTACAAGGCAGAGAGTTTGGAGTTGGTGTCATTCTCGCCTCGCAGTATCTTCGCCATTTTAAGGTCGGCGCCACTGACTACCGCGAGCCCCTCTTGACCTGGCTGATACACAAAGTCCCGAATGTCTTGCCGCAAGAGTTAAGCGCTCTCGGAATGACAGCGAACATGACGCAGACCGCTGATCGAATCAAGTCTTTGGCTTTGCATGAGTGTATGTACAAGACTTTCAACGTAAATGGGGAATTCCTCAAGGGAATGCCTTTCTATCGTTTGGTGAAGAGCTAG
- the mobF gene encoding MobF family relaxase: MLTISKPLSSGQAQTYHAKEFTSGEQNYWKQGDSILGEWQGRMAEQYGLAGGIDAQHFARLSEGQNPLTGEQLIRHRNGQEYTTAEGVTVKPVEHRAGWDATFSAPKSVSLTALVGGDDRVRFAHREAVTTALGELERYTQARIGGNRAAETTGKFIAAKFEHDTARPVDGYAAPQLHTHAVIFNMTERADGSARAIQPQSYFDSQQFATAVYQSELMYRLSRLGYEITPGRSGAPEIKGYTPEYLDASSPRSQQIREYLEKSGFAGPEAAQIAAHSTRDKKEIHAPAEVLAAHRQVAAEFGNQADQVVRDARSRANGIEQKTFTSAPERVQEAVTFSKSRNFEREAVTDERDLMRDALRRGMGELTYGQVRERFEERVTSGEFQSVPGQKHETGRQFTTREAIAEELATIKHMQQGQLKSEPIMRMEDAASHARERQLLNPAQRKAIEEILTSQDRIHGLQGLAGSGKTSALSSIREGAEQNGYAVEGFAPTSRAAGQLRDAGIPADTLQGFLARGGAERSAGDPNARHFYMLDESSLASTRQMQAFLEKIGPQDRVLLIGDTRQHQGVDAGKPFEQMQDAGMRTSQLDQIVRQKDPELLRAVEHLSRNETNAGIQLLKEQGRVNEIPDRQQRIEAIAKEYVERPEGTLIVSPDNPSRRDINDAVRVELQRTGVLPTENHQMTVLTQRSELTSADRNWAALYQPDDVLFYTRGSKELGLERGSYATVVSTDPKENRLTVERQDGQQVAYNPERLHGIAAYREISREFAEGERLQFTVSKPEMDVKNRDLGTIERIDGTSMTVRMDGEKDRSVTFDTSQMRHFDHGYAVTSHSSQGLTTDRVLINMDTTAHPELINTRFAYVSVSRATSDARIYTNDATTLAERLNTDISKASAVEISKPHGKTQTQQTKTKEQTMTNTKEHTQEDQRGQFQQERQNAKIDVVDGRAEIDLRHYAPILAAFPNEASGYEWKRETGDIQSYQNSQTAGWLHVDPEGRFYDRHTNPIPRDIALEYAGHAHSPSLGQQEHFKGGSTDQGLTL, from the coding sequence ATGCTTACTATCTCCAAACCGCTCAGCTCTGGACAGGCGCAGACTTATCACGCCAAGGAATTCACGTCTGGGGAGCAGAACTATTGGAAGCAAGGCGACTCCATACTAGGAGAGTGGCAAGGCAGGATGGCAGAGCAGTACGGGCTTGCGGGGGGTATAGACGCCCAGCATTTCGCTCGTCTCAGCGAAGGACAAAATCCTCTCACCGGCGAACAGCTGATCCGGCATCGCAACGGCCAAGAGTACACGACGGCGGAAGGCGTCACCGTAAAGCCCGTCGAGCATCGGGCGGGTTGGGACGCCACTTTCTCCGCACCGAAATCTGTTTCGCTGACCGCCCTTGTTGGAGGAGACGACCGTGTCCGGTTTGCCCATCGTGAGGCCGTCACTACAGCACTCGGGGAATTGGAGCGGTATACCCAAGCAAGAATCGGCGGGAATCGCGCCGCCGAAACAACAGGCAAGTTCATCGCCGCAAAGTTCGAGCATGACACAGCCCGTCCGGTAGACGGGTATGCCGCTCCGCAGCTTCACACCCACGCAGTCATCTTCAACATGACCGAACGGGCGGACGGTTCCGCTCGCGCTATTCAGCCTCAGAGCTACTTTGACAGTCAGCAGTTTGCGACGGCGGTCTACCAATCGGAGTTGATGTATCGGCTGTCTCGGTTGGGCTATGAAATCACGCCGGGGCGAAGCGGAGCACCGGAGATCAAAGGGTACACGCCGGAATACCTTGACGCCTCCAGTCCACGGAGCCAACAGATTCGCGAGTACCTCGAAAAAAGTGGCTTTGCGGGGCCAGAGGCCGCGCAAATAGCCGCTCATTCCACCCGCGACAAGAAAGAAATTCATGCTCCTGCCGAGGTTCTGGCGGCGCACCGACAGGTCGCGGCGGAGTTTGGCAATCAAGCGGATCAGGTCGTTCGAGATGCCAGAAGCCGGGCGAACGGTATCGAGCAAAAGACCTTCACTTCCGCACCGGAGCGCGTACAGGAAGCCGTCACGTTTTCCAAGAGCCGCAACTTCGAGCGGGAGGCCGTCACAGACGAGCGCGATCTTATGCGCGACGCACTACGGCGCGGCATGGGCGAACTCACATACGGGCAGGTGCGCGAGCGGTTCGAGGAGCGAGTAACGTCTGGTGAGTTCCAGTCCGTGCCCGGACAAAAGCATGAGACAGGGCGGCAATTCACAACCAGAGAAGCTATCGCTGAAGAGCTTGCAACGATCAAGCACATGCAGCAGGGCCAGCTTAAGAGCGAACCGATCATGCGTATGGAAGACGCCGCATCTCATGCCCGCGAACGCCAACTGCTTAACCCGGCCCAGCGCAAAGCCATCGAAGAAATACTGACCTCACAAGACCGTATACATGGCTTGCAAGGTTTGGCCGGCTCAGGGAAGACATCAGCTCTATCAAGTATCCGTGAGGGAGCGGAGCAAAACGGCTACGCCGTTGAAGGATTTGCTCCTACAAGCCGCGCCGCTGGACAACTCCGCGATGCCGGTATCCCCGCCGACACCTTGCAAGGGTTTCTTGCTCGCGGCGGCGCAGAACGTAGTGCAGGTGACCCGAACGCTCGACATTTTTACATGCTTGATGAATCCAGTCTCGCGAGCACCCGCCAGATGCAAGCATTCCTTGAAAAGATCGGCCCGCAGGATCGCGTGCTGCTCATTGGTGACACCCGACAACACCAAGGCGTGGATGCTGGAAAGCCCTTCGAGCAGATGCAGGACGCCGGGATGCGTACGTCCCAGCTTGACCAGATCGTTCGCCAGAAAGACCCGGAACTTCTGCGCGCTGTCGAGCACCTTTCACGCAATGAGACGAACGCCGGAATTCAACTCCTCAAGGAGCAGGGGCGCGTCAACGAGATCCCAGACCGCCAACAGCGCATTGAGGCCATCGCGAAGGAATACGTTGAGAGACCCGAGGGCACGCTTATCGTATCGCCCGATAACCCGAGCCGCCGGGATATCAATGATGCCGTCCGAGTCGAATTGCAACGCACCGGAGTTTTACCAACGGAGAATCACCAGATGACCGTTCTGACCCAAAGGTCGGAACTGACAAGCGCGGATCGAAATTGGGCGGCGCTATACCAACCGGATGATGTTCTGTTCTACACCCGAGGTAGTAAAGAACTTGGACTCGAACGTGGCAGTTACGCGACCGTCGTATCCACTGACCCCAAGGAGAACCGCCTCACCGTCGAACGCCAGGATGGTCAGCAAGTCGCCTATAACCCCGAGCGACTCCACGGCATCGCCGCCTACCGGGAGATCAGTCGGGAGTTCGCAGAAGGAGAACGCTTACAGTTCACGGTTAGCAAACCCGAGATGGACGTGAAGAACCGGGACTTGGGAACAATCGAACGCATTGACGGGACAAGCATGACCGTTCGGATGGACGGCGAAAAGGATCGGAGCGTGACGTTCGACACTTCCCAAATGAGGCACTTCGACCACGGATACGCAGTCACGTCACACAGCTCCCAAGGCCTCACTACGGATCGAGTCCTCATCAATATGGACACCACAGCGCATCCCGAACTCATCAACACTCGCTTTGCTTATGTCTCAGTATCCCGCGCCACTTCAGACGCTCGTATCTATACCAATGATGCAACGACTCTGGCCGAGCGGCTGAACACGGACATCAGCAAAGCTTCCGCCGTTGAGATTTCGAAGCCTCACGGCAAAACTCAAACTCAGCAAACGAAAACGAAGGAGCAAACGATGACGAACACAAAAGAGCACACACAAGAGGATCAGCGCGGGCAGTTTCAGCAAGAACGTCAAAACGCCAAGATTGACGTGGTCGATGGCCGAGCCGAGATCGATTTACGTCACTATGCGCCCATTCTGGCCGCGTTTCCGAACGAAGCCAGCGGCTACGAATGGAAACGCGAGACCGGGGATATTCAGAGTTATCAAAACAGCCAGACGGCTGGATGGCTTCACGTCGACCCGGAAGGTCGGTTTTATGATCGCCATACGAATCCGATCCCTAGAGATATCGCGCTTGAGTACGCGGGCCACGCCCATTCTCCGTCACTCGGGCAACAAGAGCATTTCAAAGGCGGGAGCACAGATCAGGGCCTCACTCTGTAG